In the genome of Labrus mixtus chromosome 21, fLabMix1.1, whole genome shotgun sequence, one region contains:
- the LOC132955952 gene encoding histone-lysine N-methyltransferase PRDM9-like, translated as MSARSNGVEWVETTEEVVITEEILSTVNNTTAVIPGLEPAETPIQRLLETVGHGDNPEADDGFYCKECLPLFQDQSDPADINGPSFILDFPTSMGVPQRALLTIPYGLMIGRSSIPGAGVGVINHGPTVSPGMHFGPIEGEGTTKENAVESDFSWEIYKGKDEYEYIDAAGDLHSNWMRYVNFARNKDETNLLAVQYKGSILFHCCRTVSPGDELMVWPSSKLLDHFSEAWMQVWLMRLNATENNSAASHQIFLCSHCQLSFTTEAFLQRHTQHFHTQPKEDCTPPSAEAMEPEDPASNAGCEASLVVLSVDPVDCHTCGDCGKVFKQMPHLRRHKLCVHSNKRPYCCPQCRRSFSQASGLIRHQLVHRKQTGTNETDAVPDQKEPKESLTMRSELLNTAHPAEEAKEVDMTEDPQEAVDVNETETASTETSQSSCLDCGKSFTSEAYLRKHKLTIHKGIRPYVCTVCQKCFGQYSDLNRHLRGHQIQNKRAKKPNPEESTSSPFGCAECSLAFESAESLQQHARESHSEETTAGNEDDDQSCDPDFNPPKSVAEKAESIKPIPSQRPQRLGARSKVSAITKLIAPKRRAAARKKPINSPARTENSSPEAEEPPAKNPKKYKWFSCNRCKRTYGNQEELKAHKCALRQHKCGQCGATFIKSGFLKRHEQTAHVDSKSYSCERCGKVFTTAANLKQHQKSNKCKKYHCTSELFSCSFCQFSFTLKSYLMKHVKRHHPAEYLSLQDSDGLADQLEGEEGKECVCPHCGESFPGSKALKSHACFQQVKVLYLCTDCGKGFTNHFGLKQHQRIHTGEKPYSCPHCSKSFSYTGQLNVHLRTHTGEKPYLCTHCGESFRQSGDLKRHERKHTGVRPHSCPECCKSFSRPQSLKAHQMLHLGQRMFKCAQCGKSFSRNYHLRRHHQKMHL; from the exons ATGTCGGCCAGGAGCAACGGCGTGGAGTGGGTCGAGACAACAGAGGAGGTCGTTATAACAGAGGAGATCCTTTCCACTGTAAACAACACCACTGCAG TGATACCAGGCTTGGAACCAGCAGAAACGCCAATCCAGAGGTTACTGGAAACTGTGGGACATGGAGATAATCCAGAGGCTGATGATGGTTTCT ATTGCAAGGAGTGTCTGCCTCTCTTCCAGGACCAGAGTGATCCTGCTGACATCAATGGACCGTCTTTTATCCTGGATTTCCCAACGAGCATGGGCGTCCCCCAAAGGGCCCTGCTCACGATTCCCTATGGCCTCATGATAGGAAGATCTAGTATTCCCGGGGCAGGCGTAGGGGTCATAAATCATGGGCCGACCGTGTCTCCGGGAATGCATTTTGGACCCATTGAGGGAGAAGggacaacaaaggaaaatgCAGTAGAGAGTGACTTCTCCTGGGAG ATTTACAAAGGAAAAGATGAGTACGAGTACATTGATGCCGCTGGAGATTTACACTCAAACTGGATGAG GTACGTAAACTTTGCTCGTAACAAAGACGAGACGAACCTGCTGGCGGTTCAGTACAAAGGCAGCatcctgtttcactgctgtcGCACCGTTTCGCCTGGAGATGAGCTCATGGTGTGGCCCAGCAGCAAACTTCTGGACCATTTCAGTGAAGCCTGGATGCAGGTGTGGCTGATGAGGCTGAACGCGACAG AAAATAATTCTGCAGCATCACATCAGATCTTCCTGTGCTCTCACTGTCAGCTGTCCTTCACCACAGAGGCgttcctccagcgacacacacaacacttccACACGCAGCCGAAAGAAGACTGTACACCGCCGTCTGCTGAGGCCATGGAACCAGAAGATCCCGCCTCCAACGCCGGCTGCGAGGCATCGCTGGTGGTTCTATCCGTCGATCCCGTCGATTGCCACACGTGCGGCGACTGCGGGAAGGTTTTCAAGCAGATGCCTCACCTGCGGAGGCACAAACTCTGCGTCCACTCCAACAAGCGTCCCTACTGCTGCCCGCAGTGCCGGCGGAGTTTCAGCCAGGCGTCTGGCTTAATCAGACACCAGCTGGTTCACAGAAAGCAGACCGGCACAAACGAGACAGACGCTGTTCCAGATCAGAAAGAGCCAAAAGAGAGCCTAACTATGAGGTCAGAACTCTTAAACACTGCACATCCAGCTGAGGAAGCAAAAGAAGTGGATATGACTGAGGATCCACAAGAAGCTGTGGACGTTAATGAAACTGAAACGGCTTCTACAGAAACGTCCCAGTCGAGTTGTTTAGACTGCGGTAAGAGCTTCACGAGTGAGGCGTACCTCAGAAAGCATAAGCTGACTATCCATAAAGGGATACGTCCGTACGTCTGCACCGTGTGCCAGAAGTGTTTCGGCCAGTACAGCGACCTGAACAGACACCTGCGTGGTCACCAGATCCAAAACAAAAGGGCCAAGAAACCAAATCCAGAAGAATCGACCTCATCGCCCTTTGGCTGTGCCGAGTGTTCCCTTGCTTTTGAATCGGCGGAGAGCCTTCAGCAACACGCGAGAGAGAGTCACTCCGAGGAGACGACAGCGGGAAACGAAGACGACGATCAGAGCTGCGATCCAGACTTCAATCCACCAAAATCAGTGGCGGAAAAAGCCGAGTCCATCAAACCGATTCCCTCTCAGAGACCTCAGAGACTCGGAGCCAGATCTAAAGTTTCTGCCATAACCAAGCTCATAGCTCCAAAACGGCGGGCGGCCGCGCGCAAAAAGCCGATAAACAGCCCCGCACGGACCGAGAATAGCTCCCCCGAAGCAGAGGAACCTCCGGCAAAGAACCCAAAGAAATATAAATGGTTCAGCTGCAATCGCTGCAAACGGACATACGGAAACCAAGAGGAGCTTAAAGCGCACAAGTGCGCTTTGAGGCAGCACAAGTGCGGTCAGTGCGGGGCGACCTTTATCAAGTCGGGTTTCCTCAAGAGACACGAGCAGACGGCGCACGTGGACTCGAAGTCCTACAGCTGTGAGCGCTGCGGGAAAGTCTTCACCACCGCCGCTAACCTCAAACAGCATCAGAAGAGCAACAAGTGCAAGAAGTATCACTGCACGTCCGAGCTCTTCTCCTGCTCCTTCTGCCAGTTCTCTTTCACTCTGAAGAGTTACCTGATGAAACACGTCAAGAGGCACCACCCGGCCGAGTATCTGTCGCTCCAGGACTCGGACGGCCTCGCGGATCagctggagggagaggagggaaaagagtGCGTGTGCCCCCACTGCGGGGAGAGCTTTCCAGGCAGCAAAGCGTTGAAGTCTCACGCGTGCTTCCAGCAGGTGAAGGTGCTCTACCTGTGCACCGACTGCGGGAAAGGTTTCACCAATCACTTCGGTCTCAAGCAGCACCAGCGCATTCACACGGGCGAGAAGCCGTACAGCTGCCCGCACTGCAGCAAGAGCTTCTCGTACACGGGCCAGCTCAACGTGCACCTCAGGACTCACACCGGGGAGAAGCCGTACCTGTGCACGCACTGCGGCGAGAGCTTCCGGCAGTCGGGGGACCTGAAGAGGCACGAGAGGAAGCACACGGGCGTGAGGCCCCACAGCTGCCCCGAGTGCTGCAAGAGCTTCAGCCGCCCGCAGAGTCTCAAAGCTCATCAGATGCTCCACCTGGGACAGAGGATGTTCAAGTGTGCGCAGTGTGGGAAGAGCTTCTCCAGAAACTATCACCTCAGGAGACACCATCAGAAGATGCACCTGTAG
- the fbxw10 gene encoding F-box/WD repeat-containing protein 10, whose protein sequence is MKSVKIGVSVSDSKTVAGCVSMCGMCPCCAFAAKPPGSIRCLWKVSDEFKRRFLMDLLLRCRNIEILESIQRVLSVTSWTLFTYIRSPTSPQHPDRAPTGKPFGLDLKKIWDWFNSSTEWLKLRYLCRLLSFCDSEMLCMAANLTRVLLVRQKRGFLQFNGKKIQQEDQYLAVKLFMSLLSSNFNVIQNNEDGDSEDPALMVVPGSLKSVSGVSRYRDFISCLHVNLSKRILGLLDEHTLRLCQKVCRYWQHLTHETLEEMKLSRKFQDKTKAMMQSKAMDKVSPTYAKIVEVPVPVREDEGDIPPSKVKLFEAAYAPIKTKTVQMEERNVYCGAYFTTVLVDKADPSRVLDYRGGSFMAVGSKDRVVNLLYVTSRAKSVSVLRGHVGSIRVVRLCEERDLLISASYDSSIRCWNLKTDSCVMMLYGHTGTVNCLDVYADRLVSGAKDCVVKVWSLQTGKQFEDLNFKHPRPIQCVKINRTTVYSGCNRGIIKVWNMETAALIRVIDAHKNSVKCLFLDEWHLLSADSKGQVTAWSTNCDVKECLMTFNHPKEVKSLTLVYLRVITGCADGRIRVLNFLTGDCLREFKAEAETGRILSLHFHDNSILVNSSTSVKRYQFAKVFWDYMESTERGREDAVAQDHTKKVASTGSKVLNFNIKKPERSELLHHTCCSSSPGKERSKSAPESVMLSEKAASERMRKRGLHHPLTRDSIHLRVNAMQRARCTDEVSVNMERNARLRDSWGPETSESQMSPPEPPQDAHLRRPKTCVPILKRAVCQSMTRPVQGRVQCHSADTRRPIRRLSLFIKSETEGPRAPEGVFTTRSLPHSERDMKTRTSLPRISPVSPVRERGGFRLISEKQMEDCVRAKRKLMKSC, encoded by the exons ATGAAGTCCGTTAAAATCGGTGTTAGTGTCTCGGACAGTAAAACGGTCGCAGGATGTGTCAGTATGTGCGGGATGTGTCCATGTTGCGCGTTTGCCGCAAAACCACCGGGTTCAATTCGGTGTTTGTGGAAGGTGTCGGATGAATTCAAGAGGAGATTCCTAATGGACCTGCTGTTACGATGCAGAAACATCGAAATACTCGAGAGCATCCAGAGAGTGCTGAGTGTGACTTCGTGGACTTTATTCACTTACATAAGGAGCCCAACTTCACCTCAACATCCGGACCGAGCACCGACTGGGAAACCATTTGGACTGGACTTGAAAAAGATCTGGGACTGGTTCAACAGCAGCACAGAGTGGTTGAAATTACGCTACCTTTGCCgtcttctttcattttgtgACTCGGAAATGTTATGCATGGCTGCCAACTTAACCAGGGTGCTTCTAGTCCGACAGAAACGAGGATTTCTGCAATTTAAtggtaaaaaaatacaacaagagGACCAATATCTTGCAGTTAAATTATTTATGtctcttttat CGAGCAACTTTAATGTGATTCAAAATAATGAGGATGGAGACTCAGAGGACCCGGCTCTTATGGTGGTTCCTGGATCCTTAAAGTCTGTGTCTGGAGTCAGCAGATACAGAGACTTCATAAGCTGCCTACATGTTAATCTTTCAAAGAGGATATTAG GTCTGTTGGACGAGCACACTCTGAGACTATGTCAGAAAGTTTGCCGATACTGGCAGCACCTCACACACGAAACGCTGGAGGAGATGAAATTGTCGAGGAAATTTCAGGATAAAACGAAAGCCATGATGCAG AGCAAAGCCATGGATAAAGTCAGTCCTACGTATGCCAAAATTGTTGAAGTCCCCGTTCCTGTTAGGGAAGATGAAGGGGATATTCCACCttcaaag GTCAAGCTGTTTGAAGCTGCTTATGCTCCGATCAAAACCAAGACGGTGCAAATGGAGGAGAGAAATGTTTATTGCGGTGCATATTTCACCACCGTGCTGGTCGACAA AGCAGACCCCAGTCGCGTGCTGGACTACAGAGGCGGATCGTTCATGGCCGTGGGCTCCAAGGATCGTGTGGTGAATCTGCTTTATGTGACGTCACGAGCGAAATCGGTGTCGGTGCTGAGGGGCCACGTTGGCAGCATCCGGGTGGTGCGTCTCTGTGAGGAACGAGATCTGCTGATAAGTGCAAGCTACGACTCAAGCATCag GTGTTGGAATTTGAAGACGGACTCTTGTGTGATGATGCTGTACGGTCACACTGGAACGGTGAACTGTCTGGACGTCTACGCTGATCGACTTGTCTCAGGAGCCAAAGACTGTGTGGTTAAAG TGTGGAGTCTGCAAACAGGGAAGCAGTTTGAGGATTTGAATTTCAAGCACCCGCGTCCCATCCAGTGTGTCAAGATCAACAGAACGACGGTGTACAGCGGCTGTAACCGAGGAATCATCAAAGTATGGAACATGGAGACTGCTGCTCTGATCCGG GTGATTGATGCCCACAAGAATTCAGTGAAGTGTCTGTTCCTTGATGAGTGGCACCTTTTATCCGCCGACTCTAAGGGTCAGGTCACGGCCTGGAGCACCAACTGTGATGTCAAAGAGTGTCTGATGACCTTCAACCACCCAAA GGAGGTTAAATCTCTGACTCTGGTGTACCTGCGTGTCATTACTGGCTGTGCCGATGGAAGGATTCGAGTATTAAATTTCCTCACCGGAGATTGTTTGAGAGAATTCAAAGCAGAGGCAGAAACAGGACGAATACTGTCGCTACATTTCCATGACAacag CATTTTAGTGAACTCATCAACGAGTGTGAAGCGCTACCAGTTTGCCAAGGTGTTCTGGGATTACATGGAGTCaacagagagaggtagagaagATGCGGTGGCTCAGGATCACACCAAAAAGGTGGCTTCAACCGGCTCAAAGGTGCTCAACTTCAACATCAAGAAACCAGAGAGGTCTGAGCTGCTTCACCACACCTGCTGCTCGTCTAGCCCGG gCAAAGAGCGCAGTAAGAGTGCTCCAGAGTCGGTGATGCTGAGCGAGAAGGCAGCGAGTGAACGGATGAGGAAGAGAGGTCTTCACCATCCTCTCACACGTGACTCCATCCACCTCAGGGTCAATGCCATGCAGCGGGCGCGGTGCACCGACGAAGTGAGCGTCAACATGGAGCGCAACGCCCGGCTCAGAGACTCCTGGGGTCCCGAAACGTCCGAGAGTCAGATGAGTCCACCGGAGCCCCCGCAGGACGCTCATCTCCGGAGGCCCAAAACCTGCGTTCCCATTTTAAAGCGAGCCGTCTGTCAAAGTATGACACGCCCAGTCCAAGGCAGAGTTCAGTGTCACAGCGCCGACACGCGCAGGCCAATCAGGAGGCTGAGTTTGTTCATTAAAAGCGAAACAGAAGGGCCGCGGGCTCCTGAGGGAGTTTTTACGACGAGGTCCCTTCCTCATTCAGAACGCGACATGAAAACGAGGACCAGCTTACCCAGGATCAGCCCTGTGAGTCCAGTCAGAGAGCGGGGAGGATTCAGGCTGATCTCAGAGAAACAGATGGAGGACTGCGTCCGAGCCAAGAGGAAACTCATGAAGAGCTGTTAG